In Spinacia oleracea cultivar Varoflay chromosome 5, BTI_SOV_V1, whole genome shotgun sequence, a single window of DNA contains:
- the LOC110784601 gene encoding pentatricopeptide repeat-containing protein At5g50990 isoform X2, translating into MRTVHRKMKMCISLLHFRRFYSNFPPLSTAPTGTDFQMLKCVLDDCKNSSDSKEVLKTHAKIVKLGFGMDYSVVSRLLLTYIDFEKLDFVCRLLDETPCWNVDLFTGNIMISRFMKNGYVEAAKRVFLNMPSKDVVSWNSMIGGCVKNSRYEEALRWFKDMCLLDIEPDEFTFSSVIAGCARLGVLDHALWIHGLLAEKEIALNGILLSAIIDMYSKCGKIEIAKEIFDGYRGSSVSVWNSMITGLAVHGLVTDAISVFSRMQEGHICPDSITFLGILTACSHCGLVELGQKYFDIMRIKYSIEPEIEHYGAMVDLLGRAGKLDEAYATIKAMPILPDVLTWKALLSACRTYRNASLGEIAITNISSLDGGDYVLLSNTYCSLNKWSSSANMRETMKREGIHKDHGKSWIELAGVIHHFKAEEEKEENLNFHCEKLALAFGILKTSPRTEIRISKNLRTCYDCHSWLKIVSRILTRVIIVRDRVRFHKFEAGSCSCGDYW; encoded by the exons ATGCGCACGGTACACCGGAAGATGAAGATGTgtatctctctcctccattttcgTCGCTTTTATTCCAATTTTCCACCCCTTTCTACCGCTCCCACTGGGACAG ATTTCCAAATGCTTAAATGTGTTCTTGATGACTGTAAGAACTCATCAGATTCAAAAGAGGTACTCAAAACCCATGCTAAGATTGTCAAATTAGGATTTGGCATGGATTATTCGGTCGTTTCTCGTCTGTTGTTGACTTATATTGATTTTGAGAAGCTTGATTTTGTCTGCCGCCTTCTAGATGAAACCCCGTGTTGGAATGTGGATTTGTTTACTGGCAATATAATGATTTCAAGGTTTATGAAGAATGGCTATGTTGAGGCTGCTAAAAGGGTGTTTCTTAACATGCCTTCTAAAGATGTCGTCTCATGGAATTCTATGATTGGTGGATGTGTAAAGAATTCTCGATATGAGGAGGCATTAAGATGGTTTAAAGATATGTGCTTATTGGATATTGAGCCAGATGAGTTCACATTTTCTTCTGTTATTgctgggtgtgcacggcttggAGTCCTTGATCATGCTTTGTGGATACATGGTCTCTTAGCTGAGAAGGAAATTGCATTGAATGGCATTTTGCTATCAGCAATTATAGACATGTATTCAAAATGTGGAAAAATTGAAATAGCGAAAGAAATTTTTGATGGCTACCGTGGCAGCAGTGTGTCTGTTTGGAATTCGATGATTACTGGCCTAGCAGTTCACGGACTTGTCACTGATGCTATTTCAGTATTTTCTCGAATGCAGGAGGGACATATTTGTCCAGATAGTATAACGTTTCTTGGGATTTTAACTGCGTGCAGTCATTGTGGTTTGGTTGAGCTGGGACAGAAATATTTTGACATTATGAGGATAAAATACTCTATTGAGCCAGAAATTGAGCATTATGGGGCCATGGTTGATCTTTTAGGTCGTGCTGGGAAACTAGATGAAGCTTATGCCACCATCAAAGCAATGCCAATACTCCCTGATGTGTTGACATGGAAGGCACTTCTCAGTGCCTGTAGAACTTACAGAAATGCATCGTTAGGTGAAATTGCTATTACAAATATATCATCACTTGATGGTGGTGATTATGTCTTGCTATCAAACACATATTGTTCTTTAAACAAGTGGAGTAGCTCTGCAAACATGAGAGAGACCATGAAAAGGGAGGGAATCCACAAGGATCATGGCAAAAGTTGGATTGAATTGGCGGGGGTCATACACCATTTTAAGGCAG AGGAGGAAAAGGAGGAGAATTTGAATTTCCATTGTGAAAAGTTGGCATTGGCTTTTGGAATTCTTAAAACTAGTCCAAGAACAGAAATTCGAATTTCAAAGAACTTAAGAACTTGCTACGATTGTCATTCTTGGCTTAAAATAGTCTCAAGGATTTTGACAAGGGTGATCATTGTCAGGGATCGTGTCCGTTTTCATAAGTTTGAAGCTGGTTCTTGTTCTTGTGGGGACTACTGGTGA
- the LOC110784601 gene encoding pentatricopeptide repeat-containing protein At5g50990 isoform X1: protein MRTVHRKMKMCISLLHFRRFYSNFPPLSTAPTGTDFQMLKCVLDDCKNSSDSKEVLKTHAKIVKLGFGMDYSVVSRLLLTYIDFEKLDFVCRLLDETPCWNVDLFTGNIMISRFMKNGYVEAAKRVFLNMPSKDVVSWNSMIGGCVKNSRYEEALRWFKDMCLLDIEPDEFTFSSVIAGCARLGVLDHALWIHGLLAEKEIALNGILLSAIIDMYSKCGKIEIAKEIFDGYRGSSVSVWNSMITGLAVHGLVTDAISVFSRMQEGHICPDSITFLGILTACSHCGLVELGQKYFDIMRIKYSIEPEIEHYGAMVDLLGRAGKLDEAYATIKAMPILPDVLTWKALLSACRTYRNASLGEIAITNISSLDGGDYVLLSNTYCSLNKWSSSANMRETMKREGIHKDHGKSWIELAGVIHHFKAGNQAHPEMEAVYRILKQLIKRVKLEGYVPATDLVLMDVSEEEKEENLNFHCEKLALAFGILKTSPRTEIRISKNLRTCYDCHSWLKIVSRILTRVIIVRDRVRFHKFEAGSCSCGDYW from the exons ATGCGCACGGTACACCGGAAGATGAAGATGTgtatctctctcctccattttcgTCGCTTTTATTCCAATTTTCCACCCCTTTCTACCGCTCCCACTGGGACAG ATTTCCAAATGCTTAAATGTGTTCTTGATGACTGTAAGAACTCATCAGATTCAAAAGAGGTACTCAAAACCCATGCTAAGATTGTCAAATTAGGATTTGGCATGGATTATTCGGTCGTTTCTCGTCTGTTGTTGACTTATATTGATTTTGAGAAGCTTGATTTTGTCTGCCGCCTTCTAGATGAAACCCCGTGTTGGAATGTGGATTTGTTTACTGGCAATATAATGATTTCAAGGTTTATGAAGAATGGCTATGTTGAGGCTGCTAAAAGGGTGTTTCTTAACATGCCTTCTAAAGATGTCGTCTCATGGAATTCTATGATTGGTGGATGTGTAAAGAATTCTCGATATGAGGAGGCATTAAGATGGTTTAAAGATATGTGCTTATTGGATATTGAGCCAGATGAGTTCACATTTTCTTCTGTTATTgctgggtgtgcacggcttggAGTCCTTGATCATGCTTTGTGGATACATGGTCTCTTAGCTGAGAAGGAAATTGCATTGAATGGCATTTTGCTATCAGCAATTATAGACATGTATTCAAAATGTGGAAAAATTGAAATAGCGAAAGAAATTTTTGATGGCTACCGTGGCAGCAGTGTGTCTGTTTGGAATTCGATGATTACTGGCCTAGCAGTTCACGGACTTGTCACTGATGCTATTTCAGTATTTTCTCGAATGCAGGAGGGACATATTTGTCCAGATAGTATAACGTTTCTTGGGATTTTAACTGCGTGCAGTCATTGTGGTTTGGTTGAGCTGGGACAGAAATATTTTGACATTATGAGGATAAAATACTCTATTGAGCCAGAAATTGAGCATTATGGGGCCATGGTTGATCTTTTAGGTCGTGCTGGGAAACTAGATGAAGCTTATGCCACCATCAAAGCAATGCCAATACTCCCTGATGTGTTGACATGGAAGGCACTTCTCAGTGCCTGTAGAACTTACAGAAATGCATCGTTAGGTGAAATTGCTATTACAAATATATCATCACTTGATGGTGGTGATTATGTCTTGCTATCAAACACATATTGTTCTTTAAACAAGTGGAGTAGCTCTGCAAACATGAGAGAGACCATGAAAAGGGAGGGAATCCACAAGGATCATGGCAAAAGTTGGATTGAATTGGCGGGGGTCATACACCATTTTAAGGCAGGTAATCAGGCTCACCCTGAAATGGAGGCGGTATACAGGATTCTGAAACAATTAATTAAAAGAGTCAAGTTAGAGGGTTATGTTCCTGCAACTGATTTGGTTTTGATGGATGTTTCAGAGGAGGAAAAGGAGGAGAATTTGAATTTCCATTGTGAAAAGTTGGCATTGGCTTTTGGAATTCTTAAAACTAGTCCAAGAACAGAAATTCGAATTTCAAAGAACTTAAGAACTTGCTACGATTGTCATTCTTGGCTTAAAATAGTCTCAAGGATTTTGACAAGGGTGATCATTGTCAGGGATCGTGTCCGTTTTCATAAGTTTGAAGCTGGTTCTTGTTCTTGTGGGGACTACTGGTGA
- the LOC110784581 gene encoding floricaula/leafy homolog, with translation MDQDPFTATLFKWDYPRSSLAPAPQPCTAQAPPPTTLPPYFARGMLGVHGVGMGMGMQGIAMGMPGSGGAAATTTAAAGGAGSSSGSGGLEELFQAYGIRYYTAAKIAEMGFTVNTLVDMKEEEVDEMMNSLSHLFRWDLLVGERYGIKSAIRAERRRLEELEESRRHRHHHQSFSNTPDSTHHPHDALSQEGLSEEGVHEKEVVGSGGGNWEMVAPHPINNNQHDHQQRKKHRKQQHLQARNTVQNMMSLSAANRKFVGHNNNNNNSNIDDEMEEEEVDDDEDGGGGGVGGVTERQREHPFIVTEPGEVARGKKNGLDYLFHLYEQCREFLLQVQNIAKERGEKCPTKVTNQVFRFAKKSGATYINKPKMRHYVHCYALHCLDTETSNALRRAFKERGENVGAWRQACYKPLVAIAARQGWDIDAIFSSHPRLSIWYVPTKLRQLCHAERSATNSVSAAAGSHHLPF, from the exons ATGGATCAAGACCCATTTACAGCAACCCTATTCAAGTGGGATTACCCACGAAGCAGCCTTGCGCCGGCTCCTCAGCCGTGCACGGCACAAGCACCGCCCCCGACGACACTTCCACCGTACTTTGCTCGAGGGATGTTAGGTGTACATGGTGTTGGAATGGGTATGGGTATGCAGGGAATTGCAATGGGAATGCCAGGAAGTGGTGGTGCTGCTGCTACTACTACTGCTGCTGCAGGAGGAGCAGGATCAAGTTCAGGTTCTGGTGGCTTGGAAGAGTTATTCCAAGCGTACGGAATAAG GTACTACACGGCGGCGAAAATAGCGGAGATGGGGTTCACGGTGAACACACTAGTGGACATGAAGGAGGAAGAGGTGGATGAGATGATGAACAGCCTCTCTCACCTCTTCCGTTGGGACCTTCTTGTTGGTGAGCGTTACGGCATTAAGTCCGCAATCCGTGCTGAGAGACGCCGTCTTGAGGAGCTTGAGGAGTCTCGCCGCCACCGTCACCACCACCAGAGCTTCTCAAATACGCCCGATTCGACCCACCACCCTCATGATGCCCTCTCTCAAGAAG GGCTATCAGAGGAAGGAGTACATGAGAAAGAGGTGGTCGGAAGTGGTGGCGGAAACTGGGAAATGGTGGCACCACATCCTATTAATAATAACCAACATGATCATCAACAGAGAAAGAAACACAGGAAACAGCAGCATCTTCAAGCAAGGAACACAGTCCAAAATATGATGAGCTTATCAGCTGCTAATAGGAAATTTGTagggcacaacaacaacaacaataatagtaACATAGATGATGAAATGGAAGAAGAGGAAGTTGATGACGACGAGGATGGAGGCGGAGGTGGTGTTGGCGGTGTTACTGAGAGGCAAAGGGAGCATCCCTTCATCGTTACTGAGCCGGGAGAAGTAGCGCGGGGGAAGAAGAATGGGTTGGATTATTTGTTCCATTTGTATGAGCAATGCCGTGAATTTTTGCTACAAGTTCAGAACATTGCTAAGGAACGTGGTGAAAAATGCCCTACTAAG GTAACAAACCAGGTATTCAGATTCGCAAAAAAATCAGGAGCAACATACATCAACAAACCGAAAATGAGGCACTATGTGCATTGCTATGCTCTGCACTGCCTAGACACGGAGACCTCGAATGCCCTGAGAAGAGCGTtcaaagagagaggagagaatGTAGGTGCCTGGAGACAGGCCTGTTACAAACCCCTTGTTGCAATAGCTGCACGCCAAGGATGGGATATTGATGCCATCTTCAGCTCTCACCCACGCCTCTCCATTTGGTATGTACCCACCAAGCTTCGCCAGCTTTGCCATGCTGAGCGCAGCGCAACCAACTCTGTCTCTGCTGCTGCTGGGTCCCACCATCTTCCTTTCTAG